In the Chloroflexota bacterium genome, ATCATCTCGCCGCCGGTGACGATCAACGGGCGGCGCTACATGGACGGCGGCATGCACTCGTCGACGAACGCCCAACTGGCCGGCGGCTATGACCGTGTCGTGGTCGTGGCGGTCAGCCCGAGCGCGGCGGGCACGCACCATGCCGAAATCGTCGGGCTGCGCGCCGGCGGCAGTCAGGTGGCGCTGGTCATACCGGATGCGGCCGCGCGCCAGGTGATCTTCCCCAGCGTGATGGACCCCCTGCGCCGTCAACCTTCGGCGCGCGCCGGTCTGGCGCAGGCCGCGGCCGAGGCAGCGCGCCTGCGCGCAGCGTTCGCCTGAGCGGAGGTAGCCGCGCGATGGTTGCCCGCCGTTATTCGCGCCCGCGCCGCCTGCTGGTTGTGCTGCTGATGGCGGCGACCGCTGCCAGCGCGCTCGGCGCCGCGCTCAACATCGTCCTGGCCCCGGCGGCGGGCGCTGTCCTCGATGATGCCCTGCGCCTGCCGGTCGTCGATGCGTCGGCGCTGGCAAGCATGCCGGATGGCGCGCGCGTCGTCGTCCAGGGCGCGATCAGCGTGCGATCGACGCCGCTGCTGCGCGGCTTCGTGGCGTACGTGCGGCAGGAAGGCTCCACCCTCTACGAAATGAACTGGGGCGCGCGCGAGCAGAACAGCGCGCCGTTCGTGCTTGATGCCGTCGGCGGCCCGGTGCGCATCCTCAACAGCCGGTACACGTTGATCAACCCGCCCGCTGTGCCGCCTGACCACTACTTCGGCTTCCAAATCGGCGACTGCGTCGCGGTTACCGGCTCGGTCGCGCGCGACGCGCAGGGCCCTGCGCTGATCGCCGAGCGGGTCATCGCGGGCACGTGGGAAGGGTACTCAGTGGGACAAGTAGCTGCCCTCGCTCTGCCGGTGATTGCCGCGATTGCACTCGCGAGCCTGCTCGCTGCGGTTGTGACAAGATGACGGGATGACACGGTGACAAGGTGACTGGGTGACATGGCATGGAGTATAGGGTATTGGGAATAGGCAACGCGGCCTCGGCCACTCCAGCCCTTGCCGTATCGCGTGGTCACCTTGTCACCTTGTCACCCTGTCATCTCTTCATCCCGTCATCCAGTCATCCCCTCATCTCTTCACGATGTTTTGCCGGCCGCGGGCTTGGGACTAGAATCTGCTCGTAGCGCGTCTCTTACACTCACCCCTGGAGCGACTTTTTCATGGCAAACCTCGGATACATCGGCCTCGGCGTGATGGGCAGCCGCATGGCCAAGCGCCTGCTCGACAAAGGCCATACCGTCACTGGTTACAACCGCACGAAATCGAAGGCGCAATGGCTGATCGACGCCGGCATGCGCTGGGCCGACTCGCCGCGTGCTGTCTGCGCGCAGGCCGACATCGTCATCAGCATGGTCACCGACACGAAAGCACTGCTGGCCGTCACCGGCGGCCCGGACGGCGTGTTGGCCGGCCTCCGCTCCGGCCAACTCTACATCGACATGAGCACCGTCAGCCCGGCCGCCAGCCGCGATCTCGCCGCGCAGGTCGCCGCGCAGGGCGCGCAGATGCTCGATGCGCCGGTCAGCGGCAGCGTCATCACGCTGGAGCAGGGCAACCTCTCGGTCATGGTCGGGGGCGCGCCGGATGCGTTCGCGCGCGCGAAGCCGGTCCTGCTCGACATCGGCCCGAAGGTCACGCACGTCGGCGCGAACGGGCTGGCCGTCGGCATGAAGATCGCGACGAACCTGAGCCTCGCCGTGCAGATGCTGGCGTTCAGCGAGGGCGTGCTGCTGGCCGAGAAGAGCGGCATCAAGCGTGAGACCGCCGTCGAGGTGCTGCTGAACAGTGTGATCTCCTCGCCGATGGTCAAATATCGCGGCCCGTTCGTGCTCAACCTGCCTGCCGAGGCGTGGTTCGACGTGAACATGATGCAGAAGGACATGCTGCTCGCGCTGGAGATGGGTCGCCAGCTTGACGTGCCGCTGCCGACAACGGCGGCGACCAACGAAATGCTGACCGCCGCGCGCGGGTTTGGCCTCGCCAAAGAAGACTTCGCCGTGCTGTTCGACGCGCTGGCGCGCATGGCGGGGGTCAATCCCCGTTCATAAACACGGCCACGGATCGCGCAAGCATTACTCGTAGGGGCACCCCTTGCGGGTGCCCGATGCCAGGCCGGGGCAAGCCCGGCCACTACGCGGATGTCATGCAACTGCACATGCCCGGCCTGGTATGGGGTTCTCAGGATAACAAGCCTATGATTGATAATCGCCAGACCATCACCCTGCACGTCAACGGCGCGGCGCACACACTGGCCGTCGAGCCGCGCTGGACGCTGGCGCGCGTGCTGCGCGAAGACCTCGGCCTGACCGGTACGCAGATCGGCTGCGACCGCGCCGAATGTGGCGCCTGTGCCGTCCACCTCGATGGGCGCGCAGCGTATGCCTGCACCACGCTCGCCGTGCAGGCGGAGGGGCGCGCGATCACCACGATCGAAGGATTGTCGCCCGCGCCGGCTGCGGGTGGCGAGATGCGCCTTGCAGACCTCGACCCGCTCCAGCGCGCTTTCGTCGAGCACGACGCACTGCAGTGCGGCTTCTGCACGCCGGGCTTCATCATGTCCGCCCGTGCCCTGCTCAACCAGAAGCCGAAGCCGACGATGGACGACATCCGTTTCGGGCTGATCGGCAACATCTGCCGCTGCGGCGCATACCCGAAGATCATCGCCGCTGTGCTCGACGCCAGCGACCAGCCGGAACTGGCGCGCGCCGCCGAGCGCGTCACGCGCCACGCGGCCACTGAACTGCCGCCGCTCGAGGTGCTCGGCGCCTACGTCCCGCGCAACGAGGCGATCGACAAGGTGATCGGCCGCGCCGACTTCGTTTCATCGCTGCGCCTGCCTGGCATGGCGCACGCCAAGGTGTTGCGCAGCCCGCACGCGCACGCCCGCATCGTGCAGATCGACACGTCGCGCGCCGAGCAGGCGCCCGGCGTGCTGTGCGTGCTGACCCATCGCGACATGCCCGCCGCACTCTGGACGCCGCCCGACGCGCACATCCTCGACGACCGCGTGCGCTACATCGGCGACGAGGTCGCGGCGGTTGTCGCCGAGACGGAAGACAAAGCCGCCGACGCGCTTGCGCTGATCACCGTCGAGTACGAGCTGCTGCCGGCGGTGTTCGACGAGCGCGCGCTGTCGGCGGACGCCGCGCCGATCCACGAGGGCGGCAATACGGCCGGCACGATGAACATCGCGCGCGGCGACCCGGACGCGGGCTTCGCCGAGGCCGATGTGGTCATCGAGGACACGTTTCACTTCGCGCCGGTGCATTCCAGCCCGTTGCAGGCGCGCGTCGCCGTCGCGCACTGGGAGGGCGATCAACTAACCGTCTGGGCGGCCTCGCGCTCGCCGTTCCTGCTCAAGCAGCGCCTGTCACAGGTCTTCGGCCTGCCGCGCGAGGCGGTGCGCGTGCTGGTCAACGTGACTGGCGGTAGCTACGGCTCGAAGGACGAGAGCCGCGTGACGTTCCTGGCGGCCGCGCTGGCGCGCAAAGCCGGCCGGCCGGTGCGCCTCTGGTTCACGCGCTTCGAGGAGATGACTGCGGGGCGCAACCGCCCGTGGGGCCGCATTCATATCAAGGCGGGCGTGAAGCGTGATGGCACGCTGACCGCCATCACCAGCGAATCGCTGTTTAACAGCGGCGCGTATTCCGGCGGCGGTTTCAGCATCGGGCGCGGCGCGGGCGCGATCTTCGATATGTACCGCTGCGCTGCCCGCTACGGCGGCACGATGCACTACTCGAATCTGCCGCCGGCCGGCTCGTACCGCGCGCTCAACGCCGTCCATTCGACGTTTGCGGTCGAAAGCATCATCGACCGTCTGGCGGAAGCGGTGCAGATCGATCCGTTGGAGTTCCGCCGCAAGAACTGCGTGCGCCCGGGCGACCTGCTGACCCAGGTGGATGGCCGCCCGGTGCCGCCATTGCCGCTGTCGACATCCGGTTATGAGGAATGCCTGTGGCTCGGCGCGGAGCAGATCGGCTGGTCGGCACGCAATGCACAGCCGGGCGCGGGCAGCGGGCGGCGCCTGCGTGGCATCGGCTTCGCGCCGGTCGTGTACGGCACCGGTAGCGACGAGTCCGACGCCGAGGTGGAGATTCTGCCTGACGGGCATGTCGGCGTGCTGAGCGGCGTGTCCGATGTTGGCGTCGGCACGCGCACGGTGCTGGCGATGATTGCCGCCGAGGTGCTCGGCGTGCCGTATGCGGCGGTCGGCATCCGCTCGGGTGACACCAACCTGCCGAACGCGCCAATGCAGGCTGGCAGCCGCATCACGTTCACAGTCGGCTGGGCGACGAAGCTGGCCGCCGAGTCGGCGCGCGCGCAACTGCTGAAACTGGCCGAGCCGCTGTTCGAGGTAGCGGCCGCCGATCTACGCATCGAGCGCGGCGTCATCAAGCCGAAAGACGGTGGGACGGGGCACACGTTCGCCGAAGTCTTCACGTTCGCCGGGCGCGGCACGCCGATCAACGGGCTGGGGCACTCGACCCAGCAGGCCAAGCCGGCCGTGCAAGGCTTCGGCGCGCACTTCGCGGAGGTGGACGTCGACCTTGACACCGGCGATGTGCGCGTCCTGCGCTACGTGGCGGCACACGACGTCGGTCGCGCGCTGAACCCGCACGGCGTCGAGAACCAGATCTATGGGCTGGCGCAGACGTTGGGGCAGGCGTTGAGCGAGGAACTGGTCTTCGACCATGGCTTGACGCTGAACGCGAACCTGTCGCAGTACCTGATGCCGACGCTCGGCGACTTCCCGCCGGTCGACGTCGTCATGGTCGAGACCAACGAGCCGCTCGGCCCGTTCGGCGCGAAAGGCATCGGCGAGCCGCCGCTGCCGCCGGTCGCGCCGGCGATCGCCAACGCGATCTACAACGCCGTCGGCGTGCGCTTCAACAGCCTGCCGATCGCGCGCGACGCCGTGCTGGCCGCGCTGGCCGCGAAGGAGGCCGCGCGATGAACAACTTCAGCTACCATCGCCCGCAGAACCTGAATGACGCGCTGGCCCTGCTGACGTCGGATGTCCGCCCGCTCGGCGGTGGCACCGACCTGCTCGGCATGTTGAAGGACGGCCTGCTCGCGCCGGCCGCGCTGGTCGACGTGCAGGAACTGTCCGAATTGCACGGCATCACGGAGAGCGACGCCGGCCTGCGCATCGGCGCGGCCACGCCGATCGCCGACGTGCTGGCCTGGCCGGGGCTCTGGAAGAACCACAGCCTGCTGGCCATGGCGTGCCAGGTCGTCGGGTTCCCGGAGATCCGCACGATGGGCACCATCGGCGGCAACCTGTGCCAGCGTCCGCGCTGCGTCTACTTCCGGCATCCGCTGGCCACGCGCTGCCTCAAGCGCGGCGGCGATCTGTGCTATCCGACGGAGGGCCGCGCCGATGGCCTGTTCGCCGTCTTCGGCGACAGCCCGTGCCGCGCGGTGCATCCGAGCGATATCGCGCCCGCGCTGGTCGCGCTGCACGCGACGCTGCAGATTGCCGCTCCCGGCGGCGAGCGTACGGTGAGCGCCGACCAGTTCTTCAGCGCCGCCGATCTCTCGCGTGAGAACATCCTGCGGCCCGACGAGTTGCTGGTATCGATTGAGGCGCCGCGTCCGGCAACGGGAACACGCGGCACGTACCTCAAGAGCAAGCGGCGTCCCTCGCACGACTTCTCGCGCGCGGCAGTCGCACTGTCGGCCGTCGTGCAGGACGGCGTGGTCACGCAGATCGACCTGGTGCTCGGCAGTGTCGCGCTCGTGCCGTGGCGGCTTGGCGCGGTCGAGCAGTTACTGGCGGGCAAGCGGCTCAATGCCACGCTCGTACGCGAGGCCGCCGACCTCGCCGCGCGCGATGCGCGCCCGGTGGCGACGACCGGTCCGTCGAATGGGTCGAAGATCGCGCTGGTGCGCGGACTGGTCTTCAAGGCGCTGAGCGGGTTGATGGCGTAGTGCAGCCAGACCCTTCGGGTCTTTCAAACCCGAAGGGTGTGCTCGCGTGGCACAACAAGCCATCCGAGGCCTTGCAGCCTCGGATGGCTGTTCATTTTTCACGACAGGGCGTGGACGGTCGTGTGCAGGAGCGTGTCGCCATATCGGCGGGCGGCGTTTATGCCGCCAGGAGAGGCTTCAACTCCGTGGCCCAGGCGCGGACGGCGTTCCAGTCGCGGCGGTCGCCCTTCGGGAAAATGCCCAGGGCAACGGTCGCGCGCAGTTGCAGGGTATCCCAGTTGAGCGGGAGCTTATTGAAGTCCAGCATGCCGGCAAAGAACGCTTCACTGACGGGCTTCACTTGCGCGCGCACGGGCGCAACCCACGTGGCAACGGCGGATCGAAATTGTTCTGTGTTCGAAATCGCCAGCGTGATGCTGACGGTAAACATGGCAAAACGCTTCTGTGAAAGCGCCGCGCGGTGCTTCTGCACAAACTCCGCCGCTTCCGGCAGCCATTTGGATTTGCGAATGGCGCTCCCCGCCACCACCGCCCCATAGGGCGACAGGTCGTTGACATCCTGCATAGCCAGCACATCGACCGGCGCGCCGTTTTCGGACAGCGCCGCGCCGATCGCTTGCGCTATTTCCGCCGTGGAGCCTGTGCGGCTGGCATACGTGACGAGAATTCTGTCGCTCATCGTGCTTTCCTTTCGGCCGGTTCAACGCGGGGGTCCACGTTGGCCCCTTTCGAGAGCGCCAACATTATCCAGCGGGAGGCGTCCAGGCAGTAGAGACAAATGTCAGGCATTTTCGATGACACGTGTAAGGCGGCCTTGTGCTGGCCAATCGGCCTTTCTGCTTGCACGCGGTCGGCAGATGAGCGCACGAGCGAAAAACGACGGCATCCGAGGCCATCATTGGCCTCGGATGCCGTTTCCCGCCACCTCGTCACGCGGCACTGCGGCGGGCACTCGCCCCCGTACACCCATCGGGTTTGGGGAACCTGATGGGTGTGTACGACCCTGTGCAGGCAGGCGGATCGGCGACTCGCCTCCACACGGATGCAGCGTGCGACCGAGTGATCCGATAGGCCTGAATATCGCCTTGGGCAGCCGCCAACGCAATCCGTTGACGGGCAGCCCATCGGTTCTGGCACAGGGGCAAAACGCAGTTTTATGCTATACTTCCAGCCTACGGGCAGAGGGAGATCATCTGTTTTTAGCCCGTTTGTCATCCAGATTGGCGGCCTGATCGTTGACGCCGGTGCGCCCAGGCCCGTATGTCTCCAAGGAGGAGAAAACCAATGAAGAAAGCTGTCTTGTTGTTTGCCGTCCTGCTGCTCGCGTTGATCGCGTGCGGCCCGACGACCACGGCGGAGCCGACCAAGGCGCCTGCTGCGCCGACTACGGCGCCCGCCACGGTGCCAACTGCCGCGCCCGCCGCGCCGACTGCGGCCGTGGCCCAGCCGACCGCCGCGCCAACCAAGCCTGCGATCATCGAGGGCGGCACGTTCATCGAAGGCTCGTTCGCCGACGGGCGCACGTTCAACTCGATCTTGTCGTCGGACACGACGTCCAGCCGCTTCATCAAGTTGATGGGTAATGGCCTGTTGAATGTCAAGCCGTCGCTGGAGCCGGTCTGCGACTTGTGCGAATCGTACACGGTCTCACCGGACAACCTCAAGATCACGTTCAAGCTGCGCAAGGGCGTCAAGTTCCATGACGGCACGGAAATGACGGCCGAAGATGTGAAGTATGTCTACGACTCGATCATGGAAGAGTCGAACGCGTCGCCGCGCCGCGGCGGCCTGAAGGACTACTTCGTCGGCGACAAGTCCTTCGTCGTCGTCGATCCGTACACGATCGAGTTCAACTATGCCAAGCCGAAGGCCGACACGCTGGTCTCGGACCTCGGCTACCAGATCTTCCCGAAGGCGGCCTTCAAGGGTGTCAAGGGCAAAGACTTCATCGAGAACGACTTCAACACGAAAACCCCGATCTACACCGGTCCGTTCAAGTTCAAGGAATGGATCAAGGGCGATCACATGACGGTCGAGGCGAACCCGAACTACTTCCTGGGCAAGCCGAAGCTGGCGCAATATATCACGAAGATCATCCCGGACCAGGCCGCTGGCTTTGCCCAGTTGAAGACGAGCGATGTGGACTACGCGCCGGTTCAGGCCGCGCAGATGAAGGACGCCAAGACCCTGGCCAACATCAACGCCATCGCGTTCGACCAGTTCAATTTCGACTTCATGGCATTCAACCTCGACCCGGCCAAGACGACCCTGTTCCAGGACGTGAACGTGCGTAAGGCGCTGCTGCTGGCGCTGGACCGCAAGGCGATCGTGGACAGCCAGTACTTCGGCTACGCCACGCTGGCCAACACGTCGATGCCGAACATCTCGTGGGCGTACAACAAGGACAACAAGCCGACCTACGGCTACGATGCGAAGGCCGCCAGCGACCTGCTCGACAAGGCCGGCTGGGCGAAGGGCGCGGACGGCATCCGCGCCAAGGACGGCAAGAAGTTCTCGTTCACTGTCTGGACCAACGCCGGCAACAACCAGCGCGAGGCGATCATCGTCGCCGCGCAGCAGTACTGGAAAGAGATCGGCCTCGACGTCAAGACGGCGACCGAGGAGTGGAGCGCGTTCCTGAAGCGCATCGGCGCGACGCCGGACGGCACGCGCGACTACGATGTCTTCCTGGTCGGTTTCCAGTGGGGCGTCGATCCGAGCCAGCGCGACATGTGGCACTCGGCCGGCGGCTTCAACCTGAACAAGTACGTCAACGCGAAAATGGACAAAATCCTTGACGATGCTCTGGCGACGCTGGACCAGGCCAAGCGCAAGGACTTCTACTTCCAGATGCAGACGATCGTGGCCGAGGACGTGCCGAGCATGATCCTGTACTTCCCGCAGGCGACGGTCGGTATGAACAAGCGCGTCAACGGCTACAGCCCGGCGCCGGGCAACATCCCGTGGAACAACCTCCACGAGTGGTGGGTGTCCCCGAAGTAGTAGTTTTGAGTATCGTGTGCGCCGGGCAGCCGGCGCGCGCATGATCCTGTGCTAACCAACGGCGTGCGGGTGGCTCGTCCGCCCGCACGCCGTTACTGGTTCCAATCGCGATGCGCCGATGACCAAATTCCTGATTCGCCGTTTGCTGCAGGCGATCCCCACGTTCATCGGGATCACCTTCATCGTTTTTGCGATGATCAACCTGGTGCCGGGCGGCCCGGCAGCCGATCTGGCGCTGGATCCGTCGATCAAGCCCGAGGATCGCGCGCGTATTATGGAAAGCATGGGCCTGAACAAGCCGTGGTGGGAACGCTACGTCGACTATGTGTCCGGCATCGTCCTGCGTGGCGACATGGGCACCTCGCTGATCCAGCGCGGCGTCAAGGTGTCCGAATTGATCACCGGGCGCCTGCCGAACACGCTCGTGCTCGCGCTCTCGGCGCTCATGCTGTCCCTGGCGGTTTCCGTGCCGCTGGGGGTTTTGTCCGCCGTGAGTCAGCACTCTCTCTTTGATAATGTCGCCACCCTCTTGTCGACGGTCGGTTTGGCCGTGCCGGCGTTCTGGCTCGGCATCATGCTCATCTACCTTTTCGCGGTCAACCTGGGCTGGTTCCCGACCGGCGGGGTGTATACCCTCGGCAAGCCCGACACGCTGCCGGACCGCCTGTGGCATCTGGTCATGCCGACCTTCACGCTGGCCTTCATCCAGATGGCGCAGTGGAACCGCTACATACGCGCCTCGATGCTCGACGTGATCCGCCAGGATTACGTGCGCACGGCGCGCGCCAAGGGCCTGCGTGACCGGATCGTCATCTTCAAGCATGCCCTGCGCAACGCGTTGATTCCGTTTGCGACCCTGCTCGGCCTCTCTCTGCCGAATCTGGTCGGCGGCGCCGTGGTGATCGAGCGTATCTTCACCTGGCCTGGCATCGGCCGCCTGGCGTTCGACAAGGCGCAGGAGCGAGACTACCCGGTGATCATGGGCGTTGTCATGATGGGCGCGATCGTGGTCATCATTGGCAACCTGGCGGCCGATATCGCATACGGCTTCCTCGATCCGCGCATTAAGCAGGACTAATCGGCCATGACTACTGCCGCACAAACTAGCCCGTCACCGTTGCCCGACATCTTTGCCGCGGAAGCGGCCAAGAAGAGTCCCAGTCTGACCGAACTCGCCTGGCACCGCTTCCGACGCGACAAACTGGCGATGACCGGGATGTTTCTGCTGATTCTGCTGACCTTGATTGCGGCGCTGGCGACCCCGATCTCGGATAATATCACTCAGTACAGCTTTGAGAAGATCAGCCCACTCTACAACCTGAAACCGTCCGGTTTCCAGCGCAGCGAGACGGCTCCGGTCAACTGGCTTGGCACCGACGACCTCGGCCGCGACGTGCTGACCCGGCTGATCTTTGGCGCGCAGGTTTCGCTCTTGCTGGCGCTCCTGACTGTCGCCCTGACGCTGACGATCGGCACGCTGAGCGGCGCGGCGTCCGGCTTTTTCGGCGGCTGGGTCGATACGATCATCACCTGGCTGATCAATACGCTTCTGGCGATTCCCGTCTTCTTCCTGCTCGTGCTGATTGCGGTCGTCTTCCGCCCGCCGTGGTGGGGCCTGGCGATCGTGCTGGCCTCCGTGTCCTGGATGGGCGTCTCGCGCCTGGTGCGCGGCGAGTTCCTCGCGCTCAAGCAGCGCGACTTCGTGCTGGCGGCCACCACGGTCGGCGCGCAGCAATCGCGCATCATTTTCAGGCATATCCTGCCGAACGCCACCTCGCCGATGATCGTCGCCGCGACCCTGCAGATCGGCAACGTGATCCTGGTCGAGACCGCGCTGTCCTATCTCGGCCTCGGCGTGCAGCCGCCGACGCCGTCGTGGGGCAACATGCTCACCAATGCCCAGCGCTTCCTGACCATTCCTGAGGCGCAGGCGCTCATCATTGCGCCCGGCGTGTGCATCTTTCTCACGGTGCTGGCGTTCAACTTCGTCGGCAATGGTCTGCGCGACGCGCTCGATCCGCGTTTGAAAGAGTAGGCGGGGCGGTGCCGTCATTTCGAAGTCGCGCAGCGACTGAGAAATCTTTCCAACGCCGTGCCAGCGAGATTTCTCGCTGCGCTCGAAATGACACTATAAGGGCGAAGCCATGGCGGCTTCGCCTTTTTTGTTTGCCGTATGGTAAAATCGTTCAATGCACCTCAAGCGCTTCCTGATCGTGCTGGCGGCCTGTGTGTGGCTGGCTGCGTGCGAGCCGTCGTCCGACAGCACGCCTTTGCCGGGCACGACCGCCGTGCCGAGCGCGCCCGCCGCGCGCACTGTGGCGCCGACCGCCACCTCGCCGCCCTCGCCGACACCCCCGCCCATTGACGGCGGCGCCTTCACTGAAGGCGCTCTGCTCGACGTCAAGACGCTCAACTCGCTGTACGGCGTGGATTTCGTGTCCAGCCGCGTTATTTACCTGCTCGGCAACCGCCTGACGAACGTCCGGCCCGACCTGACGCCGGAGTGCGAC is a window encoding:
- a CDS encoding NAD(P)-dependent oxidoreductase, with product MANLGYIGLGVMGSRMAKRLLDKGHTVTGYNRTKSKAQWLIDAGMRWADSPRAVCAQADIVISMVTDTKALLAVTGGPDGVLAGLRSGQLYIDMSTVSPAASRDLAAQVAAQGAQMLDAPVSGSVITLEQGNLSVMVGGAPDAFARAKPVLLDIGPKVTHVGANGLAVGMKIATNLSLAVQMLAFSEGVLLAEKSGIKRETAVEVLLNSVISSPMVKYRGPFVLNLPAEAWFDVNMMQKDMLLALEMGRQLDVPLPTTAATNEMLTAARGFGLAKEDFAVLFDALARMAGVNPRS
- a CDS encoding ABC transporter permease — encoded protein: MTTAAQTSPSPLPDIFAAEAAKKSPSLTELAWHRFRRDKLAMTGMFLLILLTLIAALATPISDNITQYSFEKISPLYNLKPSGFQRSETAPVNWLGTDDLGRDVLTRLIFGAQVSLLLALLTVALTLTIGTLSGAASGFFGGWVDTIITWLINTLLAIPVFFLLVLIAVVFRPPWWGLAIVLASVSWMGVSRLVRGEFLALKQRDFVLAATTVGAQQSRIIFRHILPNATSPMIVAATLQIGNVILVETALSYLGLGVQPPTPSWGNMLTNAQRFLTIPEAQALIIAPGVCIFLTVLAFNFVGNGLRDALDPRLKE
- a CDS encoding flavodoxin domain-containing protein, producing MSDRILVTYASRTGSTAEIAQAIGAALSENGAPVDVLAMQDVNDLSPYGAVVAGSAIRKSKWLPEAAEFVQKHRAALSQKRFAMFTVSITLAISNTEQFRSAVATWVAPVRAQVKPVSEAFFAGMLDFNKLPLNWDTLQLRATVALGIFPKGDRRDWNAVRAWATELKPLLAA
- a CDS encoding molybdopterin-dependent oxidoreductase, whose amino-acid sequence is MIDNRQTITLHVNGAAHTLAVEPRWTLARVLREDLGLTGTQIGCDRAECGACAVHLDGRAAYACTTLAVQAEGRAITTIEGLSPAPAAGGEMRLADLDPLQRAFVEHDALQCGFCTPGFIMSARALLNQKPKPTMDDIRFGLIGNICRCGAYPKIIAAVLDASDQPELARAAERVTRHAATELPPLEVLGAYVPRNEAIDKVIGRADFVSSLRLPGMAHAKVLRSPHAHARIVQIDTSRAEQAPGVLCVLTHRDMPAALWTPPDAHILDDRVRYIGDEVAAVVAETEDKAADALALITVEYELLPAVFDERALSADAAPIHEGGNTAGTMNIARGDPDAGFAEADVVIEDTFHFAPVHSSPLQARVAVAHWEGDQLTVWAASRSPFLLKQRLSQVFGLPREAVRVLVNVTGGSYGSKDESRVTFLAAALARKAGRPVRLWFTRFEEMTAGRNRPWGRIHIKAGVKRDGTLTAITSESLFNSGAYSGGGFSIGRGAGAIFDMYRCAARYGGTMHYSNLPPAGSYRALNAVHSTFAVESIIDRLAEAVQIDPLEFRRKNCVRPGDLLTQVDGRPVPPLPLSTSGYEECLWLGAEQIGWSARNAQPGAGSGRRLRGIGFAPVVYGTGSDESDAEVEILPDGHVGVLSGVSDVGVGTRTVLAMIAAEVLGVPYAAVGIRSGDTNLPNAPMQAGSRITFTVGWATKLAAESARAQLLKLAEPLFEVAAADLRIERGVIKPKDGGTGHTFAEVFTFAGRGTPINGLGHSTQQAKPAVQGFGAHFAEVDVDLDTGDVRVLRYVAAHDVGRALNPHGVENQIYGLAQTLGQALSEELVFDHGLTLNANLSQYLMPTLGDFPPVDVVMVETNEPLGPFGAKGIGEPPLPPVAPAIANAIYNAVGVRFNSLPIARDAVLAALAAKEAAR
- a CDS encoding ABC transporter permease, whose translation is MTKFLIRRLLQAIPTFIGITFIVFAMINLVPGGPAADLALDPSIKPEDRARIMESMGLNKPWWERYVDYVSGIVLRGDMGTSLIQRGVKVSELITGRLPNTLVLALSALMLSLAVSVPLGVLSAVSQHSLFDNVATLLSTVGLAVPAFWLGIMLIYLFAVNLGWFPTGGVYTLGKPDTLPDRLWHLVMPTFTLAFIQMAQWNRYIRASMLDVIRQDYVRTARAKGLRDRIVIFKHALRNALIPFATLLGLSLPNLVGGAVVIERIFTWPGIGRLAFDKAQERDYPVIMGVVMMGAIVVIIGNLAADIAYGFLDPRIKQD
- a CDS encoding FAD binding domain-containing protein codes for the protein MNNFSYHRPQNLNDALALLTSDVRPLGGGTDLLGMLKDGLLAPAALVDVQELSELHGITESDAGLRIGAATPIADVLAWPGLWKNHSLLAMACQVVGFPEIRTMGTIGGNLCQRPRCVYFRHPLATRCLKRGGDLCYPTEGRADGLFAVFGDSPCRAVHPSDIAPALVALHATLQIAAPGGERTVSADQFFSAADLSRENILRPDELLVSIEAPRPATGTRGTYLKSKRRPSHDFSRAAVALSAVVQDGVVTQIDLVLGSVALVPWRLGAVEQLLAGKRLNATLVREAADLAARDARPVATTGPSNGSKIALVRGLVFKALSGLMA